Proteins encoded in a region of the Capricornis sumatraensis isolate serow.1 chromosome 12, serow.2, whole genome shotgun sequence genome:
- the POMP gene encoding proteasome maturation protein isoform X1: MTNPQLWNARGLGSQLKDSIPVTELSASGPFESHDLLRKGFSCVKNELLPSHPLELSEKNFQLNQDKMNFSTLRNIQGLFAPLKLQMEFKAVQQVQRLPFLPSSNLSLDILRGNDETIGFEDILNDPSQSELMGEPHLMVEYKLGLL, from the exons ATGACAAACCCACAACTATGG AATGCCAGAGGACTTGGATCTCAGCTAAAGGACAGTATTCCAGTTACTGAGCTGTCAGCAAGTGGACCTTTTGAAAGTCATGATCTTCTTCGAAAAGG tttctcttgtGTGAAAAATGAACTTCTACCCAGTCATCCTCTtgaattatcagaaaaaaat TTCCAGCTCAACCAAGATAAGATGAACTTTTCCACATTGAGAAACATCCAGGGTCTTTTTGCACCACTAAAACTGCAGATGGAATTCAAGGCAGTGCAGCAG GTTCAGCgtcttccatttcttccaagctcGAACCTTTCACTGGATATTTTGAGGGGTAATGATGAGACTATTGGATTTGAAGATATTCTTAATG acCCATCACAAAGTGAACTAATGGGAGAACCGCATTTGATGGTTGAATATAAACTTGGCTTACTGTAA
- the POMP gene encoding proteasome maturation protein isoform X2, with the protein MNARGLGSQLKDSIPVTELSASGPFESHDLLRKGFSCVKNELLPSHPLELSEKNFQLNQDKMNFSTLRNIQGLFAPLKLQMEFKAVQQVQRLPFLPSSNLSLDILRGNDETIGFEDILNDPSQSELMGEPHLMVEYKLGLL; encoded by the exons ATG AATGCCAGAGGACTTGGATCTCAGCTAAAGGACAGTATTCCAGTTACTGAGCTGTCAGCAAGTGGACCTTTTGAAAGTCATGATCTTCTTCGAAAAGG tttctcttgtGTGAAAAATGAACTTCTACCCAGTCATCCTCTtgaattatcagaaaaaaat TTCCAGCTCAACCAAGATAAGATGAACTTTTCCACATTGAGAAACATCCAGGGTCTTTTTGCACCACTAAAACTGCAGATGGAATTCAAGGCAGTGCAGCAG GTTCAGCgtcttccatttcttccaagctcGAACCTTTCACTGGATATTTTGAGGGGTAATGATGAGACTATTGGATTTGAAGATATTCTTAATG acCCATCACAAAGTGAACTAATGGGAGAACCGCATTTGATGGTTGAATATAAACTTGGCTTACTGTAA